From the Streptomyces sp. KMM 9044 genome, one window contains:
- a CDS encoding class I SAM-dependent methyltransferase: MTSPDTEAEQVEATNLLYRDPALYDVVQSDSTSVEMCQTLIELHRPDARTLVDFGCGTGRDLEILAKRFKCIGVDLQPGMVDYAHQARPELDIRTGDMRTARLGSRMDVVTCMGNSLAYVHDNEAISQVFATFAAHARPGALLVLCSPVAPITQTEPTTATVDTPTGSATVTIRHTWDLRTQINTMHRHWMLPSGDEARDEIRRRVLFPQELERYAEAAGFEVLDMLDGTGTGLTGPTAYTVARPTPR, encoded by the coding sequence GTGACCAGCCCCGACACGGAAGCCGAGCAAGTGGAAGCCACCAACCTCCTGTACCGCGATCCGGCACTCTACGACGTGGTCCAGTCCGACAGCACGAGCGTCGAAATGTGCCAGACCCTGATCGAGCTGCACAGGCCGGACGCCCGGACCCTGGTCGACTTCGGATGCGGTACCGGCCGCGACCTGGAGATCCTCGCCAAGCGCTTCAAGTGCATCGGCGTGGACCTCCAGCCCGGCATGGTCGACTACGCCCACCAAGCCCGGCCCGAGCTGGACATCCGCACCGGCGACATGCGCACCGCACGACTCGGCAGCCGCATGGACGTGGTGACCTGCATGGGCAACAGCCTCGCCTACGTGCACGACAACGAGGCGATCAGCCAGGTCTTCGCCACCTTCGCCGCCCACGCCCGGCCAGGAGCGCTGCTCGTGCTGTGTTCCCCCGTCGCCCCGATCACCCAGACCGAGCCGACCACCGCCACGGTCGACACCCCGACGGGATCCGCGACCGTCACCATCCGCCACACGTGGGACTTGCGGACCCAGATCAACACCATGCACCGGCACTGGATGCTCCCCTCGGGCGACGAGGCCCGAGACGAGATCCGCAGACGTGTCCTGTTCCCCCAGGAACTCGAACGCTATGCGGAGGCCGCCGGCTTCGAGGTCCTGGACATGCTCGACGGCACAGGGACAGGGCTTACTGGCCCCACCGCATACACGGTGGCCCGACCAACTCCGCGGTGA
- a CDS encoding HARBI1 family protein, giving the protein MLDVGRETAETLARLQREHRDRLGTRKNTRALSVFKQGILVLRWFVDGTRLAQLARDSRISVPTAYRYLHEGLTVLADHAPDLATALERAAAAGYTHLNLDGTAIRTDRVAAPGPNGADLWWSGKHKHHGGNVQVISAPDGWPLWVSPVRPGREHDTTCARTHGLIGALNRLAATLDIPTLTDLGYENAGDGFRHPAKKPQGGELDLEQQTFNKVIRGIHGVAERANALLKVTFKALRRVSLDPGSITRIARAALVLLQMEHGRTT; this is encoded by the coding sequence GTGCTCGATGTCGGCAGGGAGACCGCCGAGACCCTGGCCCGGCTCCAGCGCGAGCACCGCGACCGGCTCGGCACCCGCAAGAACACCCGCGCCCTGAGCGTCTTCAAGCAGGGGATCCTCGTCCTGCGGTGGTTCGTCGACGGAACCCGGCTGGCCCAACTCGCCCGGGACAGCCGGATCTCGGTGCCGACCGCCTACCGCTATCTCCACGAGGGGCTGACCGTGCTCGCCGACCACGCCCCGGACCTGGCCACCGCACTGGAGCGGGCGGCGGCCGCCGGGTACACCCACCTCAACCTGGACGGCACTGCCATCCGCACCGACCGCGTCGCCGCCCCCGGTCCCAACGGGGCAGATCTCTGGTGGTCCGGGAAGCACAAGCATCATGGCGGGAATGTGCAGGTCATCTCCGCCCCGGACGGCTGGCCGCTCTGGGTGTCCCCGGTCCGCCCCGGCCGCGAGCACGACACCACCTGCGCGCGCACCCACGGCCTGATCGGCGCGCTGAACCGGCTCGCCGCCACTCTGGACATCCCGACTCTGACCGATCTCGGCTACGAGAACGCCGGCGACGGCTTCCGCCACCCGGCCAAGAAGCCGCAGGGCGGCGAACTCGACCTCGAACAGCAGACGTTCAACAAGGTGATCCGTGGCATCCACGGCGTCGCCGAGCGCGCGAATGCCCTGCTCAAAGTCACGTTCAAGGCTCTGCGCCGGGTCAGCCTCGACCCTGGCAGCATCACCCGGATCGCCCGAGCCGCCCTCGTCCTGCTCCAGATGGAACACGGCCGCACCACCTGA
- a CDS encoding HARBI1 family protein, giving the protein MLDVGRETAETLARLLREHRDRLGTRKNTRALGVFKQGILVLRWFVDGTRLAQLARDSRISVPTAYRYLHEGLTVLADHAPDLATALERAAAAGYTHLNLDGTVIRTDRVAAPGPNGADLWWSGKHKHHGGNVQVISAPDGWPLWVSPVRPGREHDTTCARTHGLIGALNRLAATLDIPTLTDLGYENAGDGFRHPAKKPQGGELDLEQQTFNKVIRGIHGVAERANALLKVTFKALRRVSLDPGSITRIARAALVLLQMEHGRTT; this is encoded by the coding sequence GTGCTCGATGTCGGCAGGGAGACCGCCGAGACCCTGGCCCGGCTCCTGCGCGAGCACCGCGACCGGCTCGGCACCCGCAAGAACACCCGCGCCCTGGGCGTCTTCAAGCAGGGGATCCTCGTCCTGCGGTGGTTCGTCGACGGAACCCGGCTGGCCCAACTCGCCCGGGACAGCCGGATCTCGGTGCCGACCGCCTACCGCTATCTCCACGAGGGGCTGACCGTGCTCGCCGACCACGCCCCGGACCTGGCCACCGCACTGGAGCGGGCGGCGGCCGCCGGGTACACCCACCTCAACCTGGACGGCACTGTCATCCGCACCGACCGCGTCGCCGCCCCCGGTCCCAACGGGGCAGATCTCTGGTGGTCCGGGAAGCACAAGCATCATGGCGGGAATGTGCAGGTCATCTCCGCCCCGGACGGCTGGCCGCTCTGGGTGTCCCCGGTCCGCCCCGGCCGCGAGCACGACACCACCTGCGCGCGCACCCACGGCCTGATCGGCGCGCTGAACCGGCTCGCCGCCACTCTGGACATCCCGACTCTGACCGATCTCGGCTACGAGAACGCCGGCGACGGCTTCCGCCACCCGGCCAAGAAGCCGCAGGGCGGCGAACTCGACCTCGAACAGCAGACGTTCAACAAGGTGATCCGTGGCATCCACGGCGTCGCCGAGCGCGCGAATGCCCTGCTCAAAGTCACGTTCAAGGCTCTGCGCCGGGTCAGCCTCGACCCTGGCAGCATCACCCGGATCGCCCGAGCCGCCCTCGTCCTGCTCCAGATGGAACACGGCCGCACCACCTGA
- a CDS encoding ISL3 family transposase: MGHDTGATALFDLEGVAVAEVVRDEDGIRTVRLVTTDPAARACPACGTFATRVKERAVTRPRDLAHGGGAVRIRWHKRRWQCREDACERGSFTEQIPQIPARMRLTERLRTACGQAVADGGRTVVQTGRDLGPSWPVVMRATRTYAERHLPAALPTTEAIGIDETRRGKPVWKQNPDTEKWELVADAWHIGFVDAIGGRGLFGQVEGRNADSVADWLSAQPAAWREHVRYVAIDLCATFRAAIHRALPHATVVIDCFHIVQLAQRHLADLRRRLTWKQHGRRARKGDSVYTVRKLLRRNKEDLTGEQLALLKVELEYMGTYGRQIYAAWQAKELLRDLLGLAVHRTHVTPDRSAISAARHRFNAHVADHAHLPELVTLAETVDQWWNGIEAYVLTGITNAASEGNNRVIKLDARCAFGYRNRANQRLRSLCATTRRARRASPIHRACRCW, translated from the coding sequence ATGGGCCACGATACCGGCGCGACGGCGCTGTTCGATCTGGAGGGGGTCGCGGTGGCCGAGGTCGTCCGCGACGAGGACGGGATACGTACGGTGCGTCTGGTGACCACGGACCCGGCGGCGCGGGCCTGCCCGGCGTGCGGGACCTTCGCCACCCGGGTCAAGGAACGGGCCGTGACGCGGCCTCGTGACCTCGCCCATGGCGGTGGCGCGGTACGGATCCGCTGGCACAAACGGCGCTGGCAGTGTCGTGAAGATGCCTGTGAGCGGGGCTCGTTCACCGAACAGATTCCCCAGATACCCGCACGGATGCGGCTCACCGAGCGGCTGCGGACCGCGTGCGGGCAGGCCGTGGCCGACGGCGGACGCACCGTGGTGCAGACCGGCCGCGACCTGGGGCCGTCCTGGCCGGTCGTCATGCGCGCCACCCGCACCTACGCCGAGCGCCACCTGCCCGCCGCACTGCCGACGACCGAGGCGATCGGGATCGACGAGACGAGGCGGGGCAAGCCGGTATGGAAGCAGAACCCGGACACGGAGAAGTGGGAGCTGGTCGCGGATGCCTGGCACATCGGCTTCGTCGACGCGATCGGCGGACGCGGCCTGTTCGGCCAGGTCGAGGGCCGCAACGCGGACTCGGTCGCCGACTGGCTCAGCGCCCAGCCCGCCGCCTGGCGCGAACACGTGCGCTACGTCGCCATCGACCTGTGCGCCACCTTCCGCGCCGCAATCCACCGCGCCCTGCCCCACGCCACCGTCGTCATCGACTGCTTCCACATCGTGCAACTCGCCCAGCGCCACCTCGCCGACCTGCGCCGACGCCTCACCTGGAAACAGCACGGCCGCCGGGCCCGCAAGGGAGACAGCGTCTACACCGTCCGCAAACTCCTGCGCCGCAACAAGGAAGACCTCACCGGAGAACAACTCGCCCTGCTCAAGGTCGAGTTGGAGTACATGGGCACCTACGGCCGTCAGATCTACGCGGCCTGGCAGGCCAAGGAACTCCTGCGTGACCTCCTCGGCCTGGCCGTCCACCGCACCCACGTCACCCCCGACCGCTCCGCGATCTCCGCAGCCCGCCACCGCTTCAACGCCCACGTCGCCGACCACGCCCACCTGCCCGAACTCGTCACCCTCGCCGAAACCGTCGATCAGTGGTGGAACGGCATCGAGGCATACGTCCTGACCGGGATCACGAACGCCGCCAGCGAGGGCAACAACCGCGTCATCAAGCTCGACGCGCGATGCGCCTTCGGCTATCGCAACCGCGCCAACCAACGCCTACGGTCACTCTGCGCGACCACGAGACGAGCCCGCCGCGCCTCACCAATTCACCGTGCCTGCCGGTGCTGGTGA
- a CDS encoding IS1380 family transposase — MDGRPLTGWTVLDIDASLVPAHSDKEGAEPNRKGFGLHPILMFLDNTDEHLVCRLRPGSAGANTASDHIEVSTEAIRQLPTRRRRKVLFRADGAGATHEYLRWITDGGGNKANTWQYSVGWTRDEDFWTNLAKVPKDTWTAALDAKGAPREDAALVEITGMLDLTGWPPGLRIIVRREPVHPKYAKDLKPYELATGFRYQAIATNTPGRQLQWLDACHRVHAHVESGIRRSKALTLTRLPSSKFALNQAWCTLLALAMDLLAWLQLLALDGRLARAEPATIRTQLFDVPAKLTNHARHRELKFDPAWPAGHAAVKAWDRVQALPNPG; from the coding sequence GTGGACGGCCGGCCGCTGACCGGGTGGACGGTGCTGGACATCGACGCCTCGCTGGTGCCAGCGCACTCGGACAAGGAGGGCGCCGAGCCCAACCGTAAGGGCTTCGGACTGCATCCGATCCTGATGTTCCTGGACAATACGGACGAGCATCTGGTGTGCAGGCTGCGGCCGGGAAGCGCCGGAGCCAACACCGCGAGCGACCACATCGAGGTCTCCACCGAGGCGATCCGCCAGCTGCCCACCCGCCGACGGCGCAAGGTCCTCTTCCGCGCCGACGGCGCCGGGGCCACCCACGAGTACCTGCGGTGGATCACCGACGGCGGCGGCAACAAGGCCAACACCTGGCAGTACTCGGTCGGCTGGACCCGCGACGAGGATTTCTGGACGAACCTGGCCAAGGTCCCCAAGGACACCTGGACCGCCGCCCTGGACGCGAAGGGCGCCCCGCGCGAGGACGCCGCCCTGGTCGAGATCACCGGCATGCTCGACCTGACCGGCTGGCCGCCCGGCCTGCGGATCATCGTGCGCCGTGAACCGGTGCACCCCAAGTACGCGAAGGATCTCAAACCGTACGAGCTGGCCACCGGCTTCCGCTACCAGGCCATCGCGACCAACACCCCGGGGCGCCAACTGCAGTGGCTGGACGCCTGCCACCGTGTTCATGCTCATGTCGAGTCCGGGATCCGCCGCTCGAAGGCCCTCACCCTGACCAGACTGCCGTCCTCGAAGTTCGCCCTCAACCAGGCCTGGTGCACCCTGCTCGCACTCGCGATGGACCTCCTCGCCTGGCTCCAGCTCCTCGCCCTGGACGGCAGACTCGCCAGAGCCGAACCCGCCACCATCCGCACCCAACTCTTCGACGTCCCCGCCAAACTGACCAACCACGCCCGACACCGCGAGCTGAAGTTCGACCCGGCGTGGCCGGCCGGCCACGCCGCCGTCAAAGCATGGGACCGCGTCCAGGCCCTGCCCAACCCCGGCTGA
- a CDS encoding toxin C-terminal domain-containing protein, giving the protein MLVHNSNCDLPEGYTSSPALKGDPYHPDSVAARSAQNRELYAGTVGDRAGALGYRTRIPAQKAPFNSHGQVVFSNGKNYITPDVDGHNVSDGWKMFNRKGQRIGTYDPDLNYLKE; this is encoded by the coding sequence GTGCTCGTTCACAACAGCAACTGTGATCTTCCTGAGGGGTACACCTCTTCCCCGGCGCTCAAGGGCGATCCGTATCATCCGGACTCGGTAGCCGCGCGAAGTGCGCAGAACCGGGAGTTGTACGCCGGAACCGTAGGGGACAGAGCGGGGGCCCTTGGGTACAGGACGAGAATTCCTGCGCAAAAGGCTCCGTTTAATTCACACGGCCAGGTGGTCTTCTCGAATGGGAAGAACTACATCACGCCGGATGTTGACGGGCATAATGTGTCGGACGGATGGAAGATGTTCAACCGCAAGGGCCAACGGATCGGTACTTATGACCCAGACCTCAACTATCTCAAGGAATAA
- a CDS encoding helix-turn-helix domain-containing protein, translating to MNHSEWRTRRHRQLLGEHLDADPEYDRVYEEAGLAMTLGKAVYDRRKQLGLSEADLAERMHVDVDDIEGIETATELPPIAVIMRLSRALDLTVDVHLAGGDEPTVTIVAPAA from the coding sequence ATGAACCACAGCGAATGGAGGACCCGTCGCCACCGCCAGTTGCTGGGCGAGCACCTGGACGCTGACCCCGAGTACGACCGGGTCTACGAAGAGGCCGGCCTGGCCATGACGTTGGGCAAGGCCGTCTACGACCGGCGTAAGCAGCTGGGCCTGAGCGAGGCCGATCTCGCCGAGCGCATGCACGTCGACGTCGATGACATCGAAGGCATCGAGACGGCCACCGAGCTGCCGCCCATCGCGGTCATCATGCGCCTGTCCCGCGCACTGGACCTCACAGTGGACGTGCACCTCGCCGGCGGAGACGAGCCCACCGTCACCATCGTCGCCCCAGCGGCCTGA
- a CDS encoding IS5-like element IS470 family transposase, which yields MPTSVTYTAVLDVRRSTAEHLAGLLRDHRIVARTRKGRRALGCFKQAVLVLRWFLDGTRLAQLARDNGLSVSTSYRYLHEGLAVLAAGAPDLSTALERAKAAGLTHLNLDGTVIRTDRVAAPGPNGADLWWSGKHKHHGGNVQVIATPDGWPIWVSPVRPGREHDTTCARHHGLVEALNRIAAELDMPTLVDLGYENAGDGFRHPFKKPAGGELTEEQQTYNKVIRGIHGVCERANSLLKTTFKALRRVSLDPSRITKIAAAALVLLQLEYDRTI from the coding sequence GTGCCGACCAGTGTCACATACACCGCCGTGCTCGATGTGAGGCGGTCCACCGCCGAGCACCTGGCCGGTCTCCTGCGCGACCACCGAATCGTGGCCAGGACCCGCAAGGGGCGACGCGCGCTGGGCTGCTTCAAGCAGGCCGTGCTCGTGCTGCGTTGGTTCCTCGACGGCACCCGACTGGCCCAACTCGCCCGCGACAACGGCCTGTCGGTCTCCACCTCCTACCGCTACCTCCACGAAGGACTGGCCGTCCTGGCCGCCGGCGCACCGGACCTGTCCACCGCGCTGGAGCGTGCGAAGGCAGCCGGGCTGACGCATCTGAACCTCGACGGTACGGTCATCCGCACGGACCGCGTCGCCGCCCCGGGCCCCAACGGCGCAGACCTCTGGTGGTCCGGAAAACACAAGCACCATGGAGGGAACGTGCAGGTCATCGCCACCCCGGACGGCTGGCCGATCTGGGTCTCACCCGTACGGCCGGGCCGGGAACACGACACCACCTGCGCCCGCCACCACGGGCTGGTCGAGGCACTCAACCGCATCGCGGCCGAACTGGACATGCCGACCCTGGTCGACCTCGGCTACGAGAACGCCGGCGACGGCTTCCGCCATCCCTTCAAGAAGCCCGCCGGAGGCGAGCTGACCGAGGAGCAACAGACGTACAACAAGGTCATCCGCGGCATCCACGGCGTCTGCGAGCGCGCCAACTCCCTGCTCAAGACCACCTTCAAGGCCCTGCGCAGGGTCAGCCTCGACCCCAGCCGTATCACGAAGATCGCCGCCGCAGCCCTCGTCCTGCTCCAACTCGAATACGACCGCACCATCTGA
- a CDS encoding DUF7848 domain-containing protein, which produces MPDSAHTDAPVRDFARGRYRFREYHVTTVPDPLALPAFTALCVTGEEHNCGATSGTLHTQDELTRWIAEHCARTGHEHYEQTVRAILRAEPGTWQ; this is translated from the coding sequence GTGCCTGACTCTGCGCACACCGACGCACCGGTCCGCGACTTCGCACGGGGGCGCTACCGATTTCGCGAGTACCACGTGACCACCGTCCCCGATCCTCTGGCTCTGCCGGCCTTCACGGCGCTATGCGTCACCGGAGAGGAACACAACTGCGGTGCCACATCCGGCACCCTGCACACCCAGGACGAACTGACCCGCTGGATCGCCGAACACTGCGCCCGGACCGGCCACGAGCACTACGAGCAGACCGTCCGCGCCATACTCCGTGCCGAGCCCGGAACGTGGCAGTAA
- a CDS encoding HYD1 signature containing ADP-ribosyltransferase family protein → MNGIVGSKKLNASTKEASPKDVRYGDGQYLSDVAPGAKTCAQLSRCFLGHPFSGRRFTNYVEIDVRGLNVVKGRDNEPFSVTSRDGL, encoded by the coding sequence ATGAACGGGATCGTGGGGAGTAAGAAGTTGAATGCCTCTACCAAGGAGGCGAGTCCGAAGGATGTGCGCTATGGCGATGGGCAATATCTCTCCGACGTTGCTCCTGGCGCCAAGACGTGTGCGCAGCTGTCGCGATGCTTCCTCGGGCACCCATTCTCTGGGCGACGATTCACTAATTACGTCGAGATTGACGTCAGAGGGCTGAATGTCGTCAAGGGGAGAGATAATGAACCCTTCTCGGTAACGTCTCGTGACGGTTTGTGA
- a CDS encoding IS1380 family transposase, with the protein MSKLTEWADGLSLSTGGRKLVGKAGIVPVRRLADKVGLTDFLGGALVRRDFHPVHDRGQVLISAACAVLLGSRSMSGIAVMRQAALVLGNPASASTLYRTLDAIGPVELVKIASARAKARSAVHDLIDLRPGGFPWIRVDGRPLTGWTVLDIDASLVPAHSDKEGAEPNRKGFGLHPILMFLDNTDEHLVCRLRPGSAGANTASDHIEVSTEAIRQLPTRRRRKVLFRADGAGATHEYLRWITDGGGNKANTWQYSVGWTRDEDFWTNLAKVPKDTWTAALDAKGAPREDAALVEITGMLDLTGWPPGLRIIVRREPVHPKYAKDLKPYELATGFRYQAIATNTPGRQLQWLDACHRVHAHVESGIRRSKALTLTRLPSSKFALNQAWCTLLALAMDLLAWLQLLALDGRLARAEPATIRTQLFDVPAKLTNHARHRELKFDPAWPAGHAAVKAWDRVQALPNPG; encoded by the coding sequence GTGTCGAAGCTTACCGAGTGGGCGGATGGCCTGTCACTGTCGACGGGCGGCAGGAAACTGGTGGGCAAGGCGGGGATCGTGCCCGTGCGCCGGTTGGCGGACAAGGTCGGGCTGACAGACTTCCTCGGCGGGGCGCTGGTGCGCCGGGACTTCCATCCGGTCCACGACCGGGGGCAGGTGCTGATATCCGCGGCGTGCGCGGTGCTGCTGGGGTCACGCTCGATGAGCGGGATCGCGGTGATGCGGCAGGCCGCCCTGGTCCTGGGCAACCCGGCGTCCGCGTCGACGCTGTACCGGACTCTGGACGCGATCGGCCCGGTCGAACTCGTGAAGATCGCCTCGGCCCGCGCGAAGGCCCGCTCCGCGGTGCATGACCTCATCGACCTTCGGCCCGGCGGCTTCCCCTGGATCCGGGTGGACGGCCGGCCGCTGACCGGGTGGACGGTGCTGGACATCGACGCCTCGCTGGTGCCAGCGCACTCGGACAAGGAGGGCGCCGAGCCCAACCGTAAGGGCTTCGGACTGCATCCGATCCTGATGTTCCTGGACAATACGGACGAGCATCTGGTGTGCAGGCTGCGGCCGGGAAGCGCCGGAGCCAACACCGCGAGCGACCACATCGAGGTCTCCACCGAGGCGATCCGCCAGCTGCCCACCCGCCGACGGCGCAAGGTCCTCTTCCGCGCCGACGGCGCCGGGGCCACCCACGAGTACCTGCGGTGGATCACCGACGGCGGCGGCAACAAGGCCAACACCTGGCAGTACTCGGTCGGCTGGACCCGCGACGAGGATTTCTGGACGAACCTGGCCAAGGTCCCCAAGGACACCTGGACCGCCGCCCTGGACGCGAAGGGCGCCCCGCGCGAGGACGCCGCCCTGGTCGAGATCACCGGCATGCTCGACCTGACCGGCTGGCCGCCCGGCCTGCGGATCATCGTGCGCCGTGAACCGGTGCACCCCAAGTACGCGAAGGATCTCAAACCGTACGAGCTGGCCACCGGCTTCCGCTACCAGGCCATCGCGACCAACACCCCGGGGCGCCAACTGCAGTGGCTGGACGCCTGCCACCGTGTTCATGCTCATGTCGAGTCCGGGATCCGCCGCTCGAAGGCCCTCACCCTGACCAGACTGCCGTCCTCGAAGTTCGCCCTCAACCAGGCCTGGTGCACCCTGCTCGCACTCGCGATGGACCTCCTCGCCTGGCTCCAGCTCCTCGCCCTGGACGGCAGACTCGCCAGAGCCGAACCCGCCACCATCCGCACCCAACTCTTCGACGTCCCCGCCAAACTGACCAACCACGCCCGACACCGCGAGCTGAAGTTCGACCCGGCGTGGCCGGCCGGCCACGCCGCCGTCAAAGCATGGGACCGCGTCCAGGCCCTGCCCAACCCCGGCTGA
- a CDS encoding HARBI1 family protein, protein MPTSVTYTAVLDVRRSTAEHLAGLLRDHRIVARTRKGRRALGCFKQAVLVLRWFLDGTRLAQLARDNGVSVSTSYRYLHEGLAVLAAGAPDLSTALERAKAAGLTHLNLDGTVIRTDRVAAPGPNGADLWWSGKHKHHGGNVQVIATPDGWPIWVSPVRPGREHDTTCARHHGLVEALNRIAAELDMPTLVDLGYENAGDGFRHPFKKPAGGELTEEQQTYNKVIRGIHGVCERANSLLKTTFKALRRVSLDPSRITKIAAAALVLLQLEYDRTI, encoded by the coding sequence GTGCCGACCAGTGTCACATACACCGCCGTGCTCGATGTGAGGCGGTCCACCGCCGAGCACCTGGCCGGTCTCCTGCGCGACCACCGAATCGTGGCCAGGACCCGCAAGGGGCGACGCGCGCTGGGCTGCTTCAAGCAGGCCGTGCTCGTGCTGCGTTGGTTCCTCGACGGCACCCGACTGGCCCAACTCGCCCGCGACAACGGCGTGTCGGTCTCCACCTCCTACCGCTACCTCCACGAAGGACTGGCCGTCCTGGCCGCCGGCGCACCGGACCTGTCCACCGCGCTGGAGCGTGCGAAGGCAGCCGGGCTGACGCATCTGAACCTCGACGGTACGGTCATCCGCACGGACCGCGTCGCCGCCCCGGGCCCCAACGGCGCAGACCTCTGGTGGTCCGGAAAACACAAGCACCATGGCGGGAACGTGCAGGTCATCGCCACCCCGGACGGCTGGCCGATCTGGGTCTCGCCCGTACGGCCGGGCCGGGAACACGACACCACCTGCGCCCGCCACCACGGGCTGGTCGAGGCACTCAACCGCATCGCGGCCGAACTGGACATGCCGACCCTGGTCGACCTCGGCTACGAGAACGCCGGCGACGGCTTCCGCCATCCCTTCAAGAAGCCCGCCGGAGGCGAGCTGACCGAGGAGCAACAGACGTACAACAAGGTCATCCGCGGCATCCACGGCGTCTGCGAGCGCGCCAACTCCCTGCTCAAGACGACCTTCAAGGCCCTGCGCAGGGTCAGCCTCGACCCCAGCCGTATCACGAAGATCGCCGCAGCAGCCCTCGTCCTGCTCCAACTCGAATACGACCGCACCATCTGA
- a CDS encoding asparagine synthase-related protein: MLSMRLRLADLQEPKWRSQGCRWINGESWIEPANVSTLVMEVNDDQAPRVRVRVKECKRDEADFVALTMEPGQARLTAGVFGTAPLYLTEKAGELHASWDLTLLRPHLRADRLVARVVARMLTRQHRYTFETLFQGVYRLTERAAATFTPSGLSIHYPDPAEHVLEPRTLRPGVDPLAALDELLTDVIRQTPTATGCAGVELSGGADSGNVALAIKAARFPEVYSFGLLVGGSTGRQQSERRQALVEHCGFRDTATPAMQHPPFCPGGVRDLCKPHDPAGAFYQEAFDVVREQAAARRCEVMFTGSGGDEINTHHSRTQAELPTPEPVPWLGIKAARALAEVNEHLAPIPALPVPTLMAFGMHNPGFLRAGIWPVSPLVHPRIVRFMEQLPREHKRGKALFRDRIRGAGVPEWVAAPAEPENFLAVLERGLRSYGLPVLDDMLKESILVDLGYVDGKALAKARRDADAAPVVPNLLCDVLALEVGLRSLM; this comes from the coding sequence ATGCTGTCGATGCGTCTGCGCCTGGCCGATCTCCAGGAGCCCAAGTGGAGATCACAGGGCTGTCGTTGGATCAACGGCGAGAGCTGGATCGAGCCCGCGAACGTGTCCACTCTGGTCATGGAGGTCAACGACGACCAAGCGCCGCGCGTACGGGTCCGTGTGAAGGAGTGCAAGCGGGACGAGGCCGACTTCGTCGCACTCACCATGGAGCCCGGACAAGCCCGCCTGACGGCGGGTGTCTTCGGTACAGCCCCGCTCTATCTGACAGAGAAGGCCGGCGAACTGCACGCTTCGTGGGACCTGACACTGCTGCGACCGCATCTCCGAGCCGACCGTCTGGTGGCGCGCGTCGTCGCCCGCATGCTGACGAGGCAGCACCGCTACACGTTTGAGACGCTCTTCCAAGGCGTCTACCGCCTCACCGAACGGGCAGCGGCCACGTTCACCCCTTCGGGACTCAGCATCCACTACCCCGACCCCGCCGAACACGTACTTGAGCCACGTACGCTGCGTCCCGGCGTTGATCCACTCGCCGCTCTGGACGAGTTGCTGACCGACGTAATCCGCCAGACGCCGACGGCAACCGGATGCGCGGGCGTCGAACTGTCGGGCGGCGCGGACTCCGGGAACGTCGCTCTGGCCATCAAGGCGGCCCGCTTCCCCGAGGTGTACAGCTTCGGCCTGCTGGTGGGAGGAAGCACCGGCAGGCAACAGAGCGAGCGGCGTCAGGCCCTTGTGGAGCACTGCGGCTTCCGGGACACGGCCACCCCCGCCATGCAGCACCCACCCTTCTGCCCCGGAGGCGTGCGCGATTTGTGCAAGCCGCACGATCCGGCGGGAGCCTTCTACCAGGAGGCGTTCGACGTCGTGCGCGAGCAGGCAGCCGCCCGGCGGTGCGAGGTGATGTTCACGGGCAGCGGCGGCGACGAGATCAACACCCACCACTCCAGGACACAGGCCGAACTGCCGACACCCGAACCCGTACCGTGGCTCGGAATCAAGGCAGCCCGAGCACTCGCCGAGGTGAACGAGCATCTGGCGCCCATCCCGGCACTGCCCGTACCGACCCTGATGGCGTTCGGGATGCACAACCCCGGATTCCTCCGGGCCGGAATCTGGCCAGTGAGCCCGCTCGTGCACCCACGGATCGTGCGGTTTATGGAGCAACTACCGCGCGAGCACAAGCGCGGCAAGGCGCTGTTCCGCGACCGGATCAGAGGGGCCGGGGTACCCGAGTGGGTGGCCGCGCCGGCCGAACCGGAGAACTTCCTGGCCGTTCTGGAAAGGGGCCTGCGTTCCTACGGTTTGCCCGTACTGGATGACATGCTGAAAGAGTCCATCCTGGTGGACCTCGGCTACGTTGATGGGAAGGCTCTCGCCAAGGCGCGGAGGGACGCCGACGCTGCGCCGGTCGTCCCCAACCTGCTGTGCGATGTGCTCGCCCTGGAGGTCGGACTGCGAAGCCTCATGTGA